The Reinekea forsetii genome contains the following window.
TATGTTGGCGACGCCATGGCGCGGGTCATGTCCTTTGTTATGATGGTCTTTATCATGGTGCCGATGGTGGCCCCTCTGGTCGGTCAGGCAGTCCTGCTGGCGTTCAGTTGGCGCGCCATCTTTGGTTTGTTTATTGTCCTGTCGACCATTGCCGCACTCTGGTTGGTGATAAGACAGCCAGAAACCTTAGGCGTTGCCAATCGGCGGCCGTTTCGCGTGCAAGCCATCTGGCGCACCACCGTCGCGGTGGTGCATCACCCGAGGGTACTGGGTTTCTCGATTACGGCAGGGCTGATTTTCGGGGCCCTGTTATCCTATGTAGCCTCCGCGCAGGCCATTTTCCAGGGTATATACCAACTCGGCGAGGCTTTCCCGTTCTACTTCGGCGCCCTAGCCTTTGGCATCGGTGTTGCGTCCTTTGCAAACAGTGGCCTGGTGGTGCGCTTTGGCGCCGAGCGTCTGACGGTGACTGGCCTCTGGGGCCTGCTATTTTTTACCACGCTGCTGACTCTGATCGCCTTTGGGAATCAGGGTATTCCACCCTTGTGGGCCTTTATGGGCTTGGGTTTTCTGATGTTTTTTTGCGTCGGTATTCTGTTCGGCAATTTGAACGCCTTGGCGATGGTGCCACTGGGACGGATGGCCGGGATCGGCGCTGCGGTGGTGGGTTCGGTATCGAATGTGGTCGCCGTGCTGGTGTCGGCTCTGGTGGGTTGGTTCTATAACGACACCCTGTTGCCTATACTGCTTGGCATCTGCGTTTGTTCCATAGCGGCGCTGTTGATTGTCGGGCAGATTCGTAATCTGCCCGACACGCCACTGGAATAAAGCCGGGCGGCGCACTCAGTGGCGAATCTTGTCAAACACCACAAAGGAATAGTCATACGGATTGGGACCGTCCGCGCTGAAGTCCTCGCGGCCGATTTCTTGATAGGCCTGCCGATCCCACTCGGGGAAGCGCGCATCGCCATCGACATCGGCATGCACTAGGGTCACGTAGAGGCGTTCCGCCAAGGGCAGACAGAGCTTATATATCTCGGCACCGCCGATCACGATGACTTCCTCGGCGCCGGCTATCAGCGTCTCGGCCGCCGCCAGCTCCAGTGCGGCTGGCAAACTATTGACCACCTTGATGCCCTCGGCGTGAAAATCCTTCGCACGCGTGATGACTATGTTGATCCGATTCGGCAACGGGCGGCCAATGCTTTCATAGGTCTTGCGGCCCATGATCACAGTTTTGCCGCTGGTCAGGCGCTTGAAGTATTTTAGGTCATTGGGCAGGTGCCAAGGCAACTTGTTCTGGCGCCCTATGACGCCGTTATTGGCCATTGCCCAGATCATGGCGATGCGCATCTGTGTCTCCTATCGACGGGTTTTCGCGTCAGTATGGCCAAGGCGGGCGGGCAAGTCGATGGTTTTTGAGTACAGCAGGTCGCCCCGGGACGTCGGCTCGGGCGCGCTCTAAATCTCGGTGTTGGATGTGGAAAATCAGCGGATCAACAAGGCCAAAGCTGTTAAGCTGATTCCATTCCCCTTTTGTTCCTTCGAGGTTGAGTATTATGCCGCACATTAAGCAGGTTGCCATTACCGGTGGCACCCATGGTAATGAATTGACCGGTGTTCATCTGTTAAAACATTGGCGCTCTGACCCCGCACAGGTGGCTCGCTCGAGCTTTACCACCGAATTGCACCTAACCAACCCCAGGGCTAACGGGCTCAATCGACGTTATATCGATCAGGATCTAAACCGTCAGTTCAGTCTTGATGATCTCAACAATACCGCTCTCCTCGGTTATGAACACCAGCAGGCCAAGGCCCTCAACGCGTTGCTCGGCCCGAAGGAAGATCCCCGAGTCGACTTTGTTATCGATTTACACACCACCACCGCCAATATGGGTACCTCATTGATCTTTAACAGTGAAGACCCGCTGGTGGTCGGCATGGCCTTCTATGTGCAGCAGCAACTGCCCCATGCGAAATTATTTATGGACCCGGGTGAACGCCTGAGTGACACCTTTCTCACCTCAGTGGGGCGTTACAACGGGTTTTTGGTCGAGGTGGGGCCGGTCCCCCAGGGCTTACTTCGGGCCGATGTATACAATGAAACCCAGGTGGTGGTGATGCATTGCCTGGACTATTTAGATGCCTTTAATCGAGGCACCTTGCCGAATTTAGCGGGGCAGCGCGAGGGCTTCTGCTTTGTCGAAAAGGTGGTCCTGCCGGAAAATGAGCAAGGTGAATTAACCGCGATGGTGCATCCGGACTTGCAGGACAGAGACTACCAGCCGATTGCGCCGGGCGACCCGTTTTTTATGACGTTGGCCGGAGATACCCTAGCCTATACCGGTAGTAAAGTTGTCTACGGTGCCTTTATCAATGAGGCCGCCTACTACGATGCCCATGTCGGCCTCAGTCTGATGGACAAGATCCAGATAGAGCTTAAAAGCGAACCAACAGCTGACTGACCACCATGGCCAGATAGCCCAGAAACAAAGTGTCGGTGCTCGACTTAAAGTGCAGCGCATCGCGACTGCCTAGGGCCAGTAGACCGATGGCCTGGCCATTGAGCGAAATGGCGGCAACGGCCATGGATCGGACGGCGGCGTCGCCGAAGATAAACTGCCGTGCCGCCGAGTCGAATTCACCACATTGATTCCTTAAATGCGCCACCGTCTCTGGGAAATGCAGCTCTAAGGCGTTGGCATCGCAGGCGCGCCAAGAGTCGTCGGTGTCGCCGGGCAGGTGGTTGAAGACCAGTTGTGCTTCTTCAACCTCGAATCGGCCGGTCAAGCCCTGGGTCAGGGTATGGCTGATCTCGTTTAGGGTACGACAGGTAATCAGTTCTAGTGACAAGGCCTGCAAGTTTAAAAACAGCTGGTCGTTGCGCTGGGCGACACTAATAAACTGACTTATACGATCGATCATGGCGCTGTTTTCAGTGCGTAAAATGCTATTCTGACGCTCCATCAAGGAGATCGCCTGGCCACTGTCATGACGAATATGTAGCGTCTTGAGTAGATTCGGATGATCTTCAAAAAAAGTAGGATGCTGTTTTAAATAGCGTACGACGTCGGTCTCGGCCGAACCAAGCTGTTGAAACAACTTTTTCACGATAAAACTCCTTCGAACACCCGGCTGGCGGGACCGGTCATCATAACGTTGCCTTCGCCCGACCATTGAATGGCTAAAACGCCACCTGGTAGTGTGACAGACACCTCATGGTCGAGCCAGCCATTGATGATCCCGGCCACAACGGCGGCGCACGCGCCGGTGCCACAAGCCAGGGTTTCACCGACGCCGCGTTCAAACACGCGCAAGCGGACCTGGCTGCGGTTAACCACTTCGAGGAAGCCAACATTGACGCGTTGCGGGAAGGCGAGATGGCTTTCGATCTGTGGACCCAGTTGTTCTACATCGGCCCGCAGCACATCCTCAACTCGGATCACACAGTGTGGATTGCCCATATTAACGGCGCTGATTTGCAGGGTCTGTTGATTCACCTGCAAGTCATAGAGGTCGAGCCGGTCGGGGGCATTAAAGGGGATTTTTGCTGGGGCCAAGCGTGGCCGACCCATATCGACGGTAACCTGGCCATCGTCCTGAATATGCAGCTCCAGATCACCACCGGCGGTTTCAACCCGGATCGAGGTTTGTTCGGTCAGGCGCTGATCGGTGACGAAACGCGCAAAGCAGCGCGCGCCGTTGCCGCAATTTTCCACTTCGCTGCCATCGGCATTAAAGATTCGATAGCGAAAGTCGCGATCGGGCCGGGTGGGCGGCTCGACCAACAGCAGCTGATCAAAACCGATACCGAAGTGCCGATCGGACCACTGTTCAATTTCTGTCGCACTGAGTTCGACATTTTGGGTGACGCCGTCGATCACCATAAAGTCATTGCCCAAACCGTGCATCTTTGTAAACTTTAACCGCATGCTTGCCTCTGCTGCCTAATTTGGACGGTAGGGTCGTTACCCATACCGCGAATATTCCGCGTTCTAACGAAGCCTATTCAGGCGTCGGCTGTGGCTTCTAATGACCATAAGGACTCCATGGTTTCTCGCTGACGCACCACCTGGACATGACCCTGAGAGACCAAAATCTCGGCTGGGCGGCCACGACTGTTATAGTTGGACGCCATCACAAAACCATAGGCGCCGGCGGACATCACCGCCAGCAAGTCGCCGGCCTGCAGACTCAGGGCACGGCCCTTGCCGAAAAAATCACCGGTTTCACAGATCGGCCCGACCACATCCCAACTCGCCTGTTGTCCGACCGACGCCTTGTTGACCGGGACTATATCCATCCAGGCCTGATACAGAGAGGGCCTGATTAGGTCGTTCATGCCGGCATCGACAATGGCAAAGTGGTGCTCATCATTGCTCTTAAGGTATTCCACCTCGGTCACCAGAATACCCGCATTGGCGACGATGCTGCGGCCGGGCTCCAAAACCAAAGCCAGATCTCGGCCTTTAATGCGCTCTACCAACAGGCCGACGTAGGCCCTGACATCGGGCTCCTGATCGTCCTCGGTGTACTGCACGCCGATGCCGCCGCCCATATCGATATGGTCCAGTTGAATGCCATCGGTCTTGAGTTCATCGACCAGGGCCAGCAGGCGATCGACGGCATCTTCGAAGGGTTTCGAGACCAGCAGCTGGGAGCCAATATGGCAATCCATGCCCACGATGCGAATGTGCGGTAGGGCGGCCGCCCGTTGATAGAAGGCCCGCGCCTGACGGAAATCGACACCAAACTTGTTTTCCTTCAGCCCAGTGGAGATATAGGGATGGGTTTGGGCGTCAACATCGGGATTAACCCGCAAGGAAATGGGTGCCTGGACCTGCAGTTCACCGGCCACCTCATTAAGCCTTTCCAACTCGGCCGCGGATTCGACATTAAAACAGTGTATGCCAACTTCTAAGGCGCGGCGCATCTCGCTGGCCTTTTTCGCTACGCCGGAAAAAACCACTTTGGCTGGATCGCCGCCGGCCAATAAGACCCGTTCCAGCTCACCGATCGAGACGATATCAAAACCGGCACCGCGCTGCGCTAAACAGCTCAGCACACCCAAGTTCGAATTGGCCTTCACGGCATAACAGATTAGCCCCGGGTGGTCACCCAAACCCTCCTGATAGGCCGCAAGCTGTTGCTCGATGGCACTGCGAGAATAGACGTACAAGGGCGTGCCGTAAGTCTTGGCCAGCTCTGCCACAGAGACCTGTTCGATAAACAGTTGGTTCGCTTGGTAATGAAATGCAGCCATATTAGGGTTGGGCCTTAATGCTTTAGGGTTGAATGCGGTCAGCATTGCTCATGTTAGTGCGCTCAGCGCTCGGCAAGGTCAGCTCTGTCGGCCTATTGCCGCAGCCGGTCAGGGCCAGGGTGGTCATCAGCAGTAGACTGCTGAGCAAGACTCGAATAGACATTAGACTCATTCCGGCGCTAGTTAGGTGCCAGTATACCTAAGATTGGCCGCAGATCGAATGGCTCTTTGATCCGCGTTGTATGCCGCAATCGGCAAGGCTCGCGCCAGACAACGCTAAGCCCGGACCCGGACACCAAGGATTGTCACGCGTCAGCGCAAGGAGTTTGATGTGTCTTGGCGTCGACGCAGCCAAGTCAACGACTTTCGAGCCACCAGCGGGAACAGACCGAGCAGCACAAAAGACAACAGTAGGCTGGGTGAGGCGATGCCTGACAGGCTATCGATTTTTGCCAATTGGGTGCCGGCATTGGCGTACACGGCGGCACCGGCCAACATGCCGACCTGGCTGACCCAATAGAAGGTCCATACCCTAATGGTGGTCAGGCCCATGACCACGTTGATGATAAAGAATGGGAACACCGGTACCAGGCGGAGCGAAAACAAGTAAAAGGCGCCATCTTGCTCGATACCTCGGTTGAAGGGGGCAATGCGGTCGGCAAATTTGCTTTGCACCCAGCCA
Protein-coding sequences here:
- a CDS encoding DUF484 family protein, which codes for MKKLFQQLGSAETDVVRYLKQHPTFFEDHPNLLKTLHIRHDSGQAISLMERQNSILRTENSAMIDRISQFISVAQRNDQLFLNLQALSLELITCRTLNEISHTLTQGLTGRFEVEEAQLVFNHLPGDTDDSWRACDANALELHFPETVAHLRNQCGEFDSAARQFIFGDAAVRSMAVAAISLNGQAIGLLALGSRDALHFKSSTDTLFLGYLAMVVSQLLVRF
- the lysA gene encoding diaminopimelate decarboxylase, producing the protein MAAFHYQANQLFIEQVSVAELAKTYGTPLYVYSRSAIEQQLAAYQEGLGDHPGLICYAVKANSNLGVLSCLAQRGAGFDIVSIGELERVLLAGGDPAKVVFSGVAKKASEMRRALEVGIHCFNVESAAELERLNEVAGELQVQAPISLRVNPDVDAQTHPYISTGLKENKFGVDFRQARAFYQRAAALPHIRIVGMDCHIGSQLLVSKPFEDAVDRLLALVDELKTDGIQLDHIDMGGGIGVQYTEDDQEPDVRAYVGLLVERIKGRDLALVLEPGRSIVANAGILVTEVEYLKSNDEHHFAIVDAGMNDLIRPSLYQAWMDIVPVNKASVGQQASWDVVGPICETGDFFGKGRALSLQAGDLLAVMSAGAYGFVMASNYNSRGRPAEILVSQGHVQVVRQRETMESLWSLEATADA
- a CDS encoding dihydrofolate reductase: MRIAMIWAMANNGVIGRQNKLPWHLPNDLKYFKRLTSGKTVIMGRKTYESIGRPLPNRINIVITRAKDFHAEGIKVVNSLPAALELAAAETLIAGAEEVIVIGGAEIYKLCLPLAERLYVTLVHADVDGDARFPEWDRQAYQEIGREDFSADGPNPYDYSFVVFDKIRH
- the dapF gene encoding diaminopimelate epimerase, whose protein sequence is MRLKFTKMHGLGNDFMVIDGVTQNVELSATEIEQWSDRHFGIGFDQLLLVEPPTRPDRDFRYRIFNADGSEVENCGNGARCFARFVTDQRLTEQTSIRVETAGGDLELHIQDDGQVTVDMGRPRLAPAKIPFNAPDRLDLYDLQVNQQTLQISAVNMGNPHCVIRVEDVLRADVEQLGPQIESHLAFPQRVNVGFLEVVNRSQVRLRVFERGVGETLACGTGACAAVVAGIINGWLDHEVSVTLPGGVLAIQWSGEGNVMMTGPASRVFEGVLS
- a CDS encoding TVP38/TMEM64 family protein, whose amino-acid sequence is MKKLLLLALLLLVVGLFFYLDLGAWFTLAQLKTQQSTLAAYRAEHPIGLALLYLLTYIGVTALSLPGAALMTLTGGAVFGLVQGTVLASIGASIGATLAFLMARFVIGGWVQSKFADRIAPFNRGIEQDGAFYLFSLRLVPVFPFFIINVVMGLTTIRVWTFYWVSQVGMLAGAAVYANAGTQLAKIDSLSGIASPSLLLSFVLLGLFPLVARKSLTWLRRRQDTSNSLR
- a CDS encoding multidrug effflux MFS transporter, which encodes MTASSQARTKASPPLAEFIALVGLISSLVALSIDAMLPALPQIASDLGVQDMRQTQWVITSLIFGMSFGQLFFGPLSDSYGRKFGILTGILLFCLGSMLAMTATSLPMLLVGRVLQGIGVAGPRIASLALVRDIYVGDAMARVMSFVMMVFIMVPMVAPLVGQAVLLAFSWRAIFGLFIVLSTIAALWLVIRQPETLGVANRRPFRVQAIWRTTVAVVHHPRVLGFSITAGLIFGALLSYVASAQAIFQGIYQLGEAFPFYFGALAFGIGVASFANSGLVVRFGAERLTVTGLWGLLFFTTLLTLIAFGNQGIPPLWAFMGLGFLMFFCVGILFGNLNALAMVPLGRMAGIGAAVVGSVSNVVAVLVSALVGWFYNDTLLPILLGICVCSIAALLIVGQIRNLPDTPLE
- a CDS encoding aspartoacylase; translation: MPHIKQVAITGGTHGNELTGVHLLKHWRSDPAQVARSSFTTELHLTNPRANGLNRRYIDQDLNRQFSLDDLNNTALLGYEHQQAKALNALLGPKEDPRVDFVIDLHTTTANMGTSLIFNSEDPLVVGMAFYVQQQLPHAKLFMDPGERLSDTFLTSVGRYNGFLVEVGPVPQGLLRADVYNETQVVVMHCLDYLDAFNRGTLPNLAGQREGFCFVEKVVLPENEQGELTAMVHPDLQDRDYQPIAPGDPFFMTLAGDTLAYTGSKVVYGAFINEAAYYDAHVGLSLMDKIQIELKSEPTAD